A portion of the Micromonospora vinacea genome contains these proteins:
- a CDS encoding UDP-glucose dehydrogenase family protein, producing the protein MTIPYPTIQPTPAIAAVTPPSGAPRPRVTFLGTGYLGATYAICYAELGYEVLGFDVDADKIAMLNAGQVPIHEPGLDELLRRNLAAGRLRFSTDIAETAEFGDVHFICVGTPQRADGMGADLSYVEASVTSLAQHLTRKALIVGKSTVPVGTAEWVEQLVGKHTPHDLDVEVAWSPEFLQEGFAVDDVLRPNRIVVGVKSEWANGMLYAAHKGVFDLAATEDREVPLVVTDFSTAELVKVAANAFLATKISFINAMAEVCEASGGDVTQLARAIGYDPRIGNRFLQAGLGFGGACLPKDIRAFQARAQELGAGEALRFLHEVDLINLRRRTRVLQLAADLLGRRSGPAGPDFSGTRIAVLGATFKPNTDDVRDAPALAVAALLQKAGADVHVYDPQGTENARRAVPELTYEASINEAVSDADLVCVLTEWADFRNADPVALGELVKGRKVVDGRNCLDPALWTQAGWEYRGMGRP; encoded by the coding sequence GTGACGATCCCCTACCCCACCATCCAGCCGACCCCCGCCATCGCCGCGGTGACACCGCCCTCAGGCGCACCCCGGCCGCGGGTGACGTTCCTGGGGACTGGTTACCTCGGTGCGACGTACGCCATCTGCTACGCCGAACTGGGGTACGAGGTACTCGGATTCGACGTCGACGCGGACAAGATCGCCATGCTGAACGCCGGTCAGGTGCCGATCCACGAGCCCGGCCTGGACGAGCTGCTCCGGCGCAACCTCGCCGCCGGCCGTCTCCGGTTCAGCACCGACATCGCCGAAACCGCCGAGTTCGGTGACGTGCACTTCATCTGCGTCGGCACCCCCCAGCGGGCCGACGGCATGGGCGCCGACCTGTCGTACGTCGAGGCGTCGGTGACCAGCCTCGCGCAGCACCTGACCCGCAAGGCGTTGATCGTCGGCAAGTCCACCGTGCCGGTCGGCACCGCCGAGTGGGTGGAGCAGCTCGTCGGCAAGCACACCCCCCACGACCTGGACGTCGAGGTGGCCTGGAGCCCCGAGTTCCTCCAGGAGGGCTTCGCCGTCGACGACGTCCTGCGACCCAACCGGATCGTGGTCGGCGTCAAGAGCGAGTGGGCCAACGGCATGCTCTACGCCGCGCACAAGGGCGTGTTCGACCTGGCCGCCACGGAGGACCGCGAGGTGCCCCTGGTGGTCACCGACTTCTCCACCGCCGAGCTGGTCAAGGTCGCCGCGAACGCCTTCCTGGCCACCAAGATCTCGTTCATCAACGCGATGGCCGAGGTCTGCGAGGCCTCCGGTGGCGACGTCACCCAGCTGGCCCGCGCGATCGGCTACGACCCGCGGATCGGCAACCGGTTCCTCCAGGCCGGCCTCGGCTTCGGAGGCGCCTGCCTGCCGAAGGACATTCGGGCCTTCCAGGCCCGCGCGCAGGAGCTGGGCGCCGGTGAGGCGCTGCGCTTCCTGCACGAGGTCGACCTGATCAACCTGCGCCGGCGTACCCGGGTGCTCCAGCTCGCCGCGGACCTGCTCGGCCGGCGCTCCGGCCCGGCCGGCCCGGACTTCTCCGGCACCCGGATCGCCGTGCTCGGTGCCACCTTCAAGCCCAACACCGACGACGTCCGCGACGCCCCGGCGCTCGCCGTCGCCGCCCTGTTGCAGAAGGCCGGCGCCGACGTGCACGTGTACGACCCGCAGGGCACCGAGAACGCCCGCCGCGCGGTTCCCGAGTTGACCTACGAGGCCAGCATCAACGAGGCGGTCAGCGACGCCGACCTGGTCTGCGTTCTCACCGAGTGGGCCGACTTCCGCAACGCCGACCCGGTCGCCCTCGGCGAGTTGGTCAAGGGCCGCAAGGTCGTCGACGGCCGCAACTGCCTCGACCCGGCACTGTGGACCCAGGCCGGCTGGGAGTACCGGGGCATGGGTCGCCCCTGA
- a CDS encoding acyl-CoA dehydrogenase family protein — MAAGEFDVYRLPDEHQAIREAVREVCAAKVAPHAAEADETGEFPKASYDALRAADFHAPHIPEEYGGAGADALATAIVIEEVARACASSSLIPAVNKLGTMPLLLSGSADLKSRYLTPVAAGDAMFSYCLSEPEAGSDAASMTTRAVRDGDHWVLNGVKRWITNAGVSEFYTVFAVTDPSARSRGISAFVVEKSDAGVSFGAPEKKLGIKGSPTREVYLDNVRIPADRMIGAEGAGFATAMKTLDHTRVTIAAQAVGIAQGALDYAKGYVAERRQFGKAVAEFQGIQFMLADMGMKLEAARQLTYAAAGKSERGDADLTYFGAAAKCFASDAAMEITTDAVQLLGGYGYTRDYPVERMMRDAKITQIYEGTNQVQRIVMARQLLAGVV, encoded by the coding sequence ATGGCCGCAGGGGAGTTCGACGTCTACCGGTTGCCCGACGAGCACCAGGCGATCCGGGAAGCGGTGCGTGAGGTCTGCGCCGCGAAGGTGGCTCCGCACGCCGCGGAGGCCGACGAGACCGGGGAGTTCCCCAAGGCGTCCTACGACGCGCTGCGGGCGGCCGACTTCCACGCCCCGCACATCCCCGAGGAGTACGGCGGCGCGGGCGCTGATGCGCTGGCCACCGCCATCGTCATCGAAGAGGTGGCCCGCGCCTGCGCGTCCTCCTCGCTGATCCCGGCGGTGAACAAACTCGGCACGATGCCACTGCTTTTGTCCGGTTCCGCCGACCTCAAGAGTCGTTACCTGACGCCGGTCGCGGCCGGTGACGCGATGTTCTCGTACTGCCTCTCCGAGCCGGAGGCGGGCAGCGACGCGGCGTCGATGACCACCAGGGCGGTACGTGACGGGGATCACTGGGTGCTCAACGGTGTGAAGCGCTGGATCACGAACGCCGGTGTGTCGGAGTTCTACACCGTCTTCGCCGTCACCGACCCGTCCGCCCGGTCCCGGGGCATCTCGGCCTTCGTGGTCGAGAAGTCCGATGCCGGGGTGAGCTTCGGGGCGCCGGAGAAGAAGCTCGGCATCAAGGGCTCGCCCACCCGCGAGGTCTACCTCGACAACGTGCGGATCCCGGCCGACCGGATGATCGGCGCGGAGGGCGCCGGCTTCGCGACCGCGATGAAGACCCTGGACCACACCCGGGTCACCATCGCCGCCCAGGCCGTCGGGATCGCGCAGGGCGCGCTCGACTACGCCAAGGGGTACGTGGCCGAGCGCCGGCAGTTCGGCAAGGCGGTCGCCGAGTTCCAGGGGATCCAGTTCATGCTCGCGGACATGGGCATGAAGCTTGAGGCGGCCCGCCAGCTCACGTACGCGGCTGCCGGCAAGTCCGAGCGCGGCGACGCGGACCTGACCTACTTCGGCGCGGCGGCGAAGTGCTTCGCCTCCGACGCCGCCATGGAGATCACCACCGACGCGGTGCAGCTGCTCGGTGGTTACGGCTACACGCGGGACTACCCGGTGGAGCGGATGATGCGGGACGCCAAGATCACCCAGATCTACGAGGGCACCAACCAGGTGCAGCGGATCGTGATGGCGCGGCAACTGTTGGCCGGCGTCGTCTAG
- a CDS encoding ABC transporter ATP-binding protein gives MRTVSVAETAPSTYPWAVHAEKLQVRAGRHLAVNELDLRLGTGVHGLLGPNGAGKTTLMRALATVVKPAGGRLTLLGGEVTGNADLRQVRRGLGYLPQHFGFYPRFTVREFVEYIAWLKEMPKAAIPGAVQRAVERVGLADRADSRMKTLSGGMLRRAGIAQAIVNDPAVLLLDEPTVGLDPEQRLDFRELLREIGLDSCVLVSTHLVEDVAVACSDVVLVSEGRLVWQGTTGQLTEQGAAGDAGDSAAERGYSSVLRAYRERVSA, from the coding sequence ATGCGTACGGTCAGCGTGGCGGAGACCGCTCCGTCCACCTATCCGTGGGCGGTGCACGCCGAGAAGTTGCAGGTCCGGGCCGGCCGACACCTCGCGGTCAACGAGCTCGACCTGAGGTTGGGCACCGGTGTGCACGGGCTGCTCGGCCCCAACGGCGCCGGAAAGACGACGTTGATGCGCGCCCTGGCCACTGTGGTGAAGCCGGCCGGTGGACGGCTGACACTGCTCGGCGGCGAGGTCACCGGCAACGCCGACCTGCGCCAGGTACGCCGGGGCCTGGGCTACCTGCCGCAGCACTTCGGCTTCTACCCGCGCTTCACGGTCCGGGAGTTCGTCGAGTACATCGCCTGGCTCAAGGAGATGCCGAAGGCGGCCATCCCCGGCGCTGTGCAACGGGCCGTCGAACGGGTGGGGCTGGCGGACCGCGCCGACTCCCGGATGAAGACGCTGTCCGGCGGGATGCTGCGCCGCGCCGGCATCGCCCAGGCGATCGTCAACGATCCGGCGGTGCTGCTGCTCGACGAGCCGACGGTCGGCCTGGACCCGGAGCAGCGCCTCGACTTCCGCGAGCTGCTGCGGGAGATCGGCCTGGACAGTTGCGTACTCGTCTCCACCCACCTGGTCGAGGACGTCGCGGTGGCCTGCTCCGACGTGGTGCTGGTCAGTGAGGGCCGGCTGGTGTGGCAGGGCACCACCGGGCAGCTCACCGAGCAGGGTGCCGCGGGCGACGCCGGTGACAGCGCCGCCGAACGTGGCTACTCGTCGGTGCTGCGCGCCTACCGAGAGCGGGTGTCGGCATGA
- a CDS encoding zf-HC2 domain-containing protein: MTTHPTPTLISQYASGGTDVDDTTVWAVEAHLETCAACRAVLADAVDPGTRDLLDRVADDIATGIATGPGPVRRHRLRRTGVAARVLPWLVTATGLMLAAALFEWTFDSLPSLVLLVAPVAPLLPVAAVWSRRLDPAWELTTTMPRTGLALLMRRTLGVLSAVIPVLAVAGWVTGHSPGLWLLPVLGFTAGALALGTVVGVDRAALALTVAWSAGVVVPSLADGRLPAILTGGSLPWWALATVALTAVALVQGRRRPYEPHQNLLHR; encoded by the coding sequence ATGACCACTCACCCGACGCCCACCCTCATCTCCCAGTACGCCTCCGGCGGCACCGACGTCGACGACACGACCGTCTGGGCGGTCGAGGCGCACCTGGAAACCTGCGCCGCCTGCCGAGCGGTGCTGGCCGACGCCGTCGACCCGGGCACGCGGGACCTGCTGGACCGGGTGGCGGACGACATCGCCACCGGCATCGCCACCGGCCCGGGCCCGGTACGCCGTCACCGGCTGCGACGCACCGGGGTCGCCGCCCGGGTCCTGCCCTGGCTGGTCACCGCCACCGGGCTGATGCTGGCCGCCGCCCTGTTCGAGTGGACGTTCGACAGCCTGCCGTCGCTGGTGCTGCTGGTAGCGCCGGTGGCGCCGCTGCTGCCGGTGGCCGCGGTCTGGAGCCGCCGCCTCGATCCGGCCTGGGAGTTGACAACCACCATGCCCCGCACCGGCCTGGCGCTGCTGATGCGCCGCACGTTGGGGGTGCTGTCGGCTGTCATACCGGTGCTGGCGGTGGCGGGCTGGGTCACCGGCCACTCCCCCGGCCTCTGGTTGCTGCCCGTCCTGGGATTCACCGCCGGCGCATTGGCGCTGGGCACTGTGGTGGGGGTCGACCGGGCCGCACTCGCGTTGACCGTCGCCTGGTCCGCCGGTGTGGTCGTACCGAGCCTCGCCGACGGGCGACTGCCGGCGATCCTGACCGGCGGCAGCCTGCCCTGGTGGGCGCTGGCCACCGTGGCGTTGACGGCCGTCGCGCTGGTTCAGGGCCGGCGCCGGCCGTACGAACCGCACCAGAACCTTCTGCACCGATGA
- a CDS encoding RNA polymerase sigma factor — protein MKRSLDGLDEGELLRRVARGDRSAFDALYRRTAPWLTARLRRRCADEDVVAEVLQETYLAVWRSAGSQAQSSASGSAVGWLWTIAAHRLIDAFRHRARRERIPSVRTFETVAPAAEDEALAGGMDANLERALHELPAELRQVLRSMVLDGLTARETALLLGMPEGTVKTRARRARIALREALS, from the coding sequence GTGAAACGAAGTCTGGACGGGCTCGACGAGGGTGAACTTCTTCGCCGCGTCGCGCGGGGCGACCGGAGCGCGTTCGACGCGCTGTACCGGCGTACCGCCCCGTGGCTGACCGCGCGACTGCGTCGGCGCTGCGCCGACGAGGACGTGGTGGCCGAGGTGCTGCAGGAGACGTACCTGGCGGTCTGGCGATCGGCCGGCAGCCAGGCACAGTCCTCCGCCTCCGGCAGCGCTGTGGGTTGGTTGTGGACGATCGCCGCGCACCGGCTGATCGACGCGTTCCGCCACCGGGCCCGACGGGAGCGGATCCCTTCGGTGCGGACCTTCGAGACCGTGGCCCCGGCCGCCGAGGACGAGGCGCTGGCCGGCGGGATGGACGCCAACCTGGAGCGGGCCCTGCACGAACTGCCGGCGGAACTCCGCCAGGTGCTGCGCTCGATGGTCCTGGACGGGTTGACCGCGCGGGAGACCGCACTGCTGCTCGGCATGCCGGAGGGGACCGTGAAGACGCGGGCCCGCCGGGCCCGAATCGCCCTCCGGGAGGCGCTGTCATGA
- a CDS encoding multidrug effflux MFS transporter, translated as MMKQLVEKTGPDSDVAHEVLPGDLMTNRQRAQLVLVLGALIAIGPLTIDMYLPALPAITAGLQTTETAVQLTLTGTLVGLALGQLLIGPLSDVVGRRVPLLAGLAAHIVASVLCVFAPNIAVLGGLRVLQGLGVAAATVVATAVVRDLFSGASFARIFSRLMLVMGLAPILAPTLGSGLLSWTDWRGVFAALAVLGALLIVVAAVRLPETLPVARRRHGGVRATVRDYRGLVNDRAFVGLVLVAGLAMAALFAYVSGSSFVLQQEYGLDEQQFGIAFGAGAVGLIGATQFNVRLLRRCTPQQILVSALIAGTAAGLLLVMFAATGFGGLGTLLASLWLVLAAAGLALPNAPALAMSRHSEAAGTAAALLGAVQFGIGAVSAPLAGLFGTGSVPMAIVIAGGMAAALIVMLLVVPRATLGTVDSDLAVALH; from the coding sequence ATGATGAAGCAGCTGGTGGAGAAGACCGGACCCGATTCCGACGTCGCGCACGAGGTTCTGCCCGGCGACCTGATGACCAACCGTCAGCGGGCGCAGCTCGTCCTCGTGCTGGGCGCGTTGATCGCGATCGGCCCGTTGACCATCGACATGTACCTGCCCGCGCTGCCCGCCATCACGGCGGGCCTGCAGACCACCGAGACCGCTGTGCAGTTGACGCTGACCGGCACGCTGGTCGGCCTTGCGTTGGGCCAGTTGCTGATCGGGCCGCTCTCCGACGTGGTCGGGCGGCGGGTGCCGTTGCTGGCCGGGTTGGCCGCGCACATCGTGGCCTCCGTGCTGTGCGTCTTCGCGCCCAACATCGCGGTGCTCGGCGGGCTGCGCGTACTCCAGGGGCTCGGCGTCGCGGCGGCCACCGTGGTCGCGACGGCAGTGGTCCGCGACCTGTTCAGCGGGGCCTCCTTCGCCCGGATCTTCTCCCGGCTGATGCTCGTCATGGGCCTGGCGCCCATCCTCGCGCCCACGCTGGGCAGTGGCCTGCTGAGCTGGACCGACTGGCGGGGTGTCTTCGCGGCGTTGGCGGTGCTGGGCGCGTTGCTGATCGTCGTGGCCGCGGTCCGGCTCCCGGAGACCCTTCCGGTGGCGCGTCGGCGGCACGGTGGGGTGCGCGCCACAGTGCGCGACTACCGGGGACTGGTCAACGACCGGGCGTTCGTCGGCCTGGTGCTGGTCGCCGGGCTGGCAATGGCCGCCCTGTTCGCGTACGTCTCGGGTTCGTCGTTCGTGCTCCAGCAGGAGTACGGCCTCGACGAGCAGCAGTTCGGCATCGCCTTCGGGGCCGGGGCGGTGGGCCTGATCGGGGCCACCCAGTTCAACGTGCGGCTGCTGCGCCGCTGCACGCCGCAGCAGATCCTGGTCAGCGCCCTGATCGCCGGCACGGCGGCCGGCCTGCTGCTGGTCATGTTCGCGGCGACCGGCTTCGGTGGCCTGGGCACCCTGCTCGCGTCCCTGTGGCTGGTCCTGGCCGCCGCCGGCCTCGCCCTGCCGAACGCACCGGCGCTGGCCATGAGTCGGCACAGCGAGGCCGCTGGCACCGCCGCGGCGCTGCTCGGCGCGGTGCAGTTCGGCATCGGAGCGGTGTCGGCGCCACTGGCCGGTCTGTTCGGCACCGGGAGCGTACCGATGGCGATCGTCATCGCGGGCGGCATGGCCGCCGCGCTGATCGTCATGCTCCTCGTCGTACCCCGCGCCACCCTCGGCACTGTCGACAGCGACCTGGCGGTCGCGCTGCACTAG
- a CDS encoding acyl-CoA thioesterase has product MTEHLSAAPNGKPTSYSRVTLSKIMTAVDVNLYGTVHGGVLMKFVDDVAGAAAARHSGGTAVTAAIDEIVFSEAVRVGDLVHAHAQVNWTGQTSMEVGVRVVAERWDSAEDAPVRVATAYLVFVGVDVGGAPRVVRPVLPETAEDERRYREAEIRRAHRLARRRAIQAHRAG; this is encoded by the coding sequence ATGACTGAGCACCTCTCCGCCGCTCCGAACGGCAAGCCGACGTCGTACTCGCGCGTCACTCTCAGCAAGATCATGACCGCGGTGGACGTGAACCTCTACGGCACCGTGCACGGCGGGGTTCTGATGAAGTTCGTCGACGACGTGGCCGGGGCCGCAGCCGCCCGGCACAGCGGCGGAACCGCGGTGACCGCGGCGATCGACGAGATCGTCTTCTCTGAGGCGGTCCGGGTCGGCGACCTGGTGCACGCGCACGCTCAGGTCAACTGGACCGGCCAGACCTCCATGGAGGTGGGTGTGCGGGTGGTCGCCGAGCGGTGGGACTCGGCCGAGGACGCGCCGGTCCGGGTGGCCACCGCGTACCTGGTGTTCGTCGGTGTGGACGTGGGTGGGGCGCCGCGGGTGGTCCGCCCGGTGCTGCCGGAGACGGCGGAGGACGAGCGCCGGTACCGGGAGGCGGAGATCCGCCGGGCGCACCGCCTCGCCCGCCGCCGCGCCATCCAGGCTCACCGCGCTGGCTGA
- a CDS encoding acetoacetate--CoA ligase: MGDMLWAPPADVRERSRIGAYLRWLREHRGLDFADYDALWRWSTTDLDGFWSSIWDHFEVIAHTPPTATLAERGMPGARWFPGATLNYAENVLRMPGRADDDPVVISHGQTRAPVTLTAGELREQVRRVSAGLRRLGVTAGDRVAAYAPNIAETYVLLLATASLGAIFSSCAPEFGTRSVTDRWQQIEPTVLVAVDGYRYGDKPVDRRAEVAAIRAALPSLRHTVSIGYLDPAGPAPEGALSWAELAAPTDEPSTFTPVPFDHPLYVLYSSGTTGLPKPIVHGHGGILLEHLKMLALHHDLGPADRFFWFTTTGWMMWNFLVSGPAVGAAIVLFDGNPGHPDLGGLWRLAAQTGTTYFGTSAPYLLACRKAGLVPRDVADLSALRGVGSTGAPLPAEGFRWVYETVGDHLQLQSLSGGTDVCTGFVGGVPLLPVYAGEIACRALGAKVEARSADGTPVIGELGELVITEPMPSMPVGFWNDPDGTRYREAYFDVYPGVWRHGDWITINERGGCVITGRSDATLNRGGVRLGTAEFYSVVEGLDEVLDSVVVHLEDDEGGAGELLLFVVLAEGLELDDPMRAKICRELRTALSPRHVPDEIHQVRSVPRTLSAKKLEVPVKKILTGTPLDQAAAKGALANPESLTAFVALAQRRATDSTPA, translated from the coding sequence GTGGGTGACATGCTGTGGGCGCCGCCGGCGGACGTACGCGAGCGGTCCCGGATCGGCGCCTACCTGCGCTGGCTGCGGGAGCACCGCGGGTTGGACTTCGCCGACTACGACGCGCTGTGGCGCTGGTCCACCACCGACCTGGACGGGTTCTGGAGCTCGATCTGGGACCACTTCGAGGTGATCGCGCACACCCCGCCGACCGCCACCCTGGCCGAGCGGGGGATGCCCGGCGCCCGCTGGTTCCCCGGCGCCACGCTCAACTACGCCGAGAACGTGCTGCGGATGCCGGGGCGGGCCGACGACGACCCGGTGGTGATCTCACACGGGCAGACCCGAGCGCCGGTCACGCTGACCGCCGGGGAGCTGCGCGAGCAGGTCCGCCGGGTGTCGGCCGGGCTGCGCCGGCTCGGCGTCACCGCCGGTGACCGGGTGGCGGCGTACGCCCCGAACATCGCCGAGACGTACGTCCTGCTGCTGGCCACCGCCAGCCTGGGGGCGATCTTCTCGTCCTGCGCGCCCGAGTTCGGCACCCGCAGCGTCACCGACCGCTGGCAGCAGATCGAACCGACAGTGCTGGTCGCCGTGGACGGCTACCGGTACGGCGACAAGCCGGTGGACCGGCGTGCCGAGGTCGCCGCGATCCGGGCCGCCCTGCCGTCGCTGCGACACACCGTCAGCATCGGCTACCTCGACCCGGCCGGCCCCGCGCCCGAGGGCGCGTTGAGCTGGGCCGAGCTGGCCGCGCCCACCGACGAGCCGTCGACGTTCACGCCGGTGCCGTTCGACCACCCGCTCTACGTGCTCTACTCCTCGGGCACCACCGGGCTGCCCAAGCCGATCGTGCACGGCCACGGCGGCATCCTGCTGGAGCACCTGAAGATGCTCGCCCTGCACCACGACCTGGGCCCGGCCGACCGGTTCTTCTGGTTCACCACCACCGGTTGGATGATGTGGAACTTCCTGGTCTCCGGCCCGGCGGTGGGCGCGGCCATCGTGCTCTTCGACGGCAACCCAGGCCACCCGGACCTCGGCGGGCTGTGGCGGCTGGCGGCGCAGACCGGTACGACGTACTTCGGCACCTCCGCGCCGTACCTGCTGGCCTGCCGCAAGGCCGGGTTGGTCCCCCGGGACGTCGCCGACCTGTCGGCGCTGCGCGGTGTGGGTTCCACCGGCGCGCCGCTGCCCGCCGAGGGCTTCCGCTGGGTGTACGAGACCGTCGGCGACCACCTCCAGCTCCAGTCGCTCTCCGGTGGCACCGACGTGTGCACCGGTTTCGTCGGTGGGGTGCCGCTGCTGCCGGTGTACGCCGGTGAGATCGCCTGCCGGGCGTTGGGCGCCAAGGTGGAGGCCCGTTCCGCCGACGGCACCCCGGTCATCGGCGAGCTGGGCGAACTGGTGATCACCGAACCGATGCCGAGCATGCCGGTGGGCTTCTGGAACGACCCGGACGGCACCCGCTACCGCGAGGCGTACTTCGACGTCTACCCGGGCGTCTGGCGGCACGGTGACTGGATCACCATCAACGAGCGCGGTGGCTGCGTGATCACCGGGCGCTCCGACGCCACCCTCAACCGAGGCGGGGTACGCCTGGGCACCGCCGAGTTCTACTCGGTGGTGGAAGGGCTCGACGAGGTACTCGACTCGGTCGTCGTCCACCTGGAGGACGACGAGGGCGGCGCCGGTGAGCTGCTGCTCTTCGTGGTGCTGGCCGAGGGTCTGGAGTTGGACGACCCGATGCGCGCGAAGATCTGCCGTGAACTGCGGACGGCGCTCTCACCCCGGCACGTGCCCGACGAGATCCACCAGGTGCGTTCGGTGCCCCGTACCCTCTCGGCGAAGAAGCTGGAGGTGCCGGTCAAGAAGATCCTCACCGGCACCCCGCTGGACCAGGCGGCGGCCAAGGGCGCCCTGGCCAACCCCGAGTCCCTGACCGCCTTCGTCGCCCTGGCCCAGCGCCGAGCCACCGACAGCACGCCCGCCTGA
- a CDS encoding TIGR03089 family protein: MADNIARVFADAIATDPTRPLLTWYDDATGDRTELSGATLANWVAKTANLLVDEVGLAPGTPAGVLLPPHWQTAAVLLGCWSAKLSVVDTPGDVGVLFAAVDQFDEAQSWSADERYALGLAPLAAPLRQVPPGFADYVVEVRGHGDHFTPQSGPGPSDAHLLGRAESRATELGILPGARVLIDAARHPDPVDWLLAPLTRAATVVLCGSLDPTRLASRQATEKVTHTLP, from the coding sequence ATGGCCGACAACATTGCCCGGGTGTTCGCCGACGCGATCGCGACCGACCCGACCCGACCGCTGCTCACCTGGTACGACGACGCCACCGGCGACCGCACCGAACTTTCCGGCGCCACCCTGGCCAACTGGGTGGCGAAGACCGCCAACCTTCTCGTCGACGAGGTCGGCCTCGCGCCGGGCACTCCGGCCGGGGTGCTGCTGCCGCCACACTGGCAGACCGCTGCGGTGCTGCTGGGCTGCTGGTCGGCCAAGCTGAGCGTGGTCGACACGCCGGGCGACGTGGGGGTACTCTTCGCCGCCGTCGACCAGTTCGACGAGGCGCAGTCCTGGTCCGCCGACGAGCGGTACGCGCTCGGGCTGGCCCCGCTCGCCGCCCCGCTACGGCAGGTGCCGCCGGGGTTCGCCGACTACGTCGTCGAGGTACGCGGCCACGGCGACCACTTCACGCCGCAGTCCGGCCCGGGCCCCTCCGACGCGCACCTGCTGGGCCGCGCCGAGTCCCGCGCCACCGAGCTGGGCATCCTCCCCGGCGCCCGGGTCCTCATCGACGCCGCCCGGCACCCCGATCCGGTCGACTGGCTGCTGGCCCCGCTGACCCGGGCCGCCACAGTGGTCCTCTGCGGGAGTCTCGACCCGACCCGTCTGGCCAGCCGCCAGGCCACCGAAAAGGTCACCCACACCCTCCCCTGA
- a CDS encoding glycosyltransferase family 4 protein, with protein MTAGRPPRVLIDATSVPADRGGVGRYVDGLLGALGKVCGSGVELAVVSLRTDLERYTRMLPGAEIIPAPAAVAHRPARLAWEQTGLPLLAQQVGAQVLHSPFYTCPLRAGCPVTVTVHDATFFTEPEHYDKSRRTFFRSAIKTSMRRANRVIVPSKATRDELIRLLDADPTRIDVAYHGVDQAAFHAPTEEEKARVRARLGLGNSSYVAFLGAKEPRKNVPNLIRGWARAVADRVDPPALVIAGGQGHDEDIDRAVAEVPSHLRLLRPGYLRYADLPGFLGGALVAAYPSYGEGFGLPILEAMACAAPVLTTPRLSLPEVGGDAVAYTSEDPEQIATDLAALLDDEQRRLSLAKAGFDRAKEFTWESSAEVHIAAWSRARS; from the coding sequence GTGACCGCCGGTCGCCCGCCCCGCGTGCTCATCGACGCCACGAGTGTCCCCGCCGACCGTGGTGGTGTCGGTCGATACGTCGACGGTCTGCTCGGTGCCCTCGGCAAGGTGTGCGGGTCGGGGGTGGAGCTGGCAGTGGTCAGCCTCCGCACCGACCTGGAGCGTTACACCCGCATGCTGCCCGGCGCGGAGATCATCCCCGCCCCGGCCGCCGTGGCGCACCGTCCGGCCCGGCTCGCCTGGGAGCAGACCGGCCTGCCGCTGCTCGCCCAGCAGGTCGGCGCGCAGGTGCTGCACTCGCCCTTCTACACCTGCCCGCTGCGGGCCGGGTGCCCGGTCACTGTCACCGTGCACGACGCGACGTTCTTCACCGAGCCGGAGCACTACGACAAGTCCCGCCGCACGTTCTTCCGCAGCGCCATCAAGACCTCGATGCGGCGCGCCAACCGGGTGATCGTGCCCAGCAAGGCCACCCGTGACGAGCTGATCCGGCTGCTCGACGCCGACCCGACCCGCATCGACGTGGCCTACCACGGCGTCGACCAGGCTGCCTTCCACGCTCCCACCGAGGAGGAGAAGGCCCGGGTGCGCGCGCGTCTGGGGCTGGGCAACAGCAGCTACGTCGCCTTCCTCGGGGCCAAGGAGCCGCGGAAGAACGTGCCCAACCTGATCCGTGGGTGGGCGCGGGCGGTGGCCGACCGGGTCGACCCGCCGGCCCTGGTGATCGCCGGTGGGCAGGGGCACGACGAAGACATCGACCGGGCGGTGGCCGAGGTCCCGTCGCACCTGCGTCTGCTGCGTCCCGGTTACCTGCGCTACGCCGACCTGCCGGGTTTCCTCGGCGGTGCCCTGGTCGCCGCGTACCCGTCCTACGGCGAGGGGTTCGGGCTGCCGATCCTGGAGGCGATGGCGTGCGCCGCCCCGGTGCTGACCACGCCCCGGCTCTCGCTGCCCGAGGTGGGCGGCGACGCGGTCGCGTACACCTCGGAGGACCCGGAGCAGATCGCCACCGACCTGGCCGCCCTGCTCGACGACGAGCAGCGGCGGTTGTCGCTGGCGAAGGCCGGGTTCGACCGGGCCAAGGAGTTCACCTGGGAGTCCAGCGCCGAGGTGCACATCGCCGCATGGAGTCGCGCCCGCTCCTGA